Proteins encoded within one genomic window of Flavobacterium sp. NG2:
- a CDS encoding glycoside hydrolase family 3 C-terminal domain-containing protein — protein sequence MKINSKIILFLMPFVSMAQEVNFKFQDASLSIDERVEILVSQMTVEEQMGQLRNNAPAIPRLNIPDYDWWNEALHGVARNGKATIFPQGIGIGATFDPDLAFRVASAISTEARAKYNISQQMGNHSKFAGLTFWTPNVNIFRDPRWGRGQETYGEDPYLMSKIGVAFVKGLQGEDPKFLKSAACAKHFAVHSGPESLRLVYNAVPTKQDLWETYMPAFEALVKEAKVEGVMPAHNAVYGKPMAANPEFLTDILRTQWKFDGYVVTDCGAVKCIYDTHKFVKTEAEAAAVAFNAGTNLFCGGNFGEMNAALKQGLVSKETIRERTKQLLKTRFRLGMFDKPDNNPYAKLGINEIHSQETIALAKEAAQKSIVLLKNTNNTLPISKNVKIPYVTGPFANSSDMLMGSYYGISPGIVTILAGIADVVSPGTSLNYRSGALPFHDNLNPKNWAPNVAKESDITICVVGITADREGEGVDAIASDHKGDRKDLSLPENQVNYVKKLAENKKGPLVLVIASGSPVSLEGIEDKCDAIVQIWYPGEQGGNAVADVLFGNVSPSGHLPLTFPKNLKQLPPFEDYSMKGRTYKYMTEEPMYPFGFGLTYSKTELSNLKLNSTKLRKNEGLTVKVDVANVGDFDIDEVVQLYICPEDTSGGIPLKSLKAFERIALNKSDKKTVSFSITADDLKVIDTNGKKVWRKGNYKIVVGNASPGALSTKLGAALPQETIIELK from the coding sequence ATGAAAATAAATTCTAAAATAATACTTTTTTTAATGCCATTTGTTTCGATGGCTCAAGAAGTCAATTTTAAATTCCAAGATGCTTCATTGTCAATTGATGAAAGGGTCGAAATTTTGGTTTCACAAATGACTGTTGAGGAACAAATGGGACAATTGCGTAACAATGCACCAGCCATACCAAGGTTGAATATTCCCGATTATGATTGGTGGAATGAAGCTTTACATGGTGTTGCTAGAAACGGAAAAGCGACTATTTTTCCGCAAGGAATTGGTATCGGAGCCACTTTTGATCCAGATTTAGCATTTAGAGTAGCTTCGGCAATTTCAACCGAAGCAAGAGCGAAGTATAATATTTCGCAACAAATGGGCAATCATAGCAAATTTGCAGGATTAACTTTTTGGACACCCAATGTCAATATATTTAGAGATCCTCGCTGGGGTCGCGGACAAGAAACTTATGGAGAAGATCCGTATTTAATGTCTAAAATTGGTGTTGCTTTTGTAAAAGGTTTACAAGGTGAGGATCCTAAATTTTTAAAATCAGCTGCTTGTGCCAAACATTTTGCCGTGCATTCAGGTCCAGAAAGTTTGCGATTGGTGTATAATGCCGTTCCAACCAAACAAGATTTATGGGAAACCTATATGCCTGCTTTTGAAGCCTTGGTAAAAGAAGCCAAAGTAGAAGGAGTGATGCCAGCTCACAATGCTGTATATGGCAAACCGATGGCTGCCAATCCAGAATTCTTGACGGATATTTTACGCACTCAGTGGAAATTTGATGGTTATGTGGTAACCGATTGTGGTGCAGTAAAATGTATTTATGATACACACAAATTTGTTAAGACAGAAGCCGAAGCAGCAGCTGTAGCCTTTAATGCAGGAACTAATCTTTTTTGTGGTGGTAATTTTGGAGAAATGAATGCTGCTTTGAAACAAGGATTGGTTTCAAAAGAAACAATTAGAGAAAGAACCAAACAACTCTTAAAAACACGTTTTAGATTAGGAATGTTTGACAAACCTGATAACAATCCTTATGCTAAGCTTGGAATCAATGAAATTCATTCACAAGAAACTATTGCACTAGCCAAAGAAGCAGCGCAAAAATCAATTGTATTGCTTAAGAATACAAACAACACTTTACCCATTTCTAAGAATGTCAAAATACCGTATGTAACAGGACCTTTTGCCAATTCGTCTGATATGTTGATGGGAAGTTATTATGGCATTAGTCCAGGAATTGTAACAATTTTGGCAGGAATCGCTGATGTGGTTTCGCCAGGAACTTCGTTGAATTATCGCAGTGGTGCTTTGCCTTTTCATGATAATTTAAATCCAAAAAATTGGGCACCCAATGTAGCTAAAGAATCGGACATTACGATTTGTGTGGTTGGTATTACTGCGGATAGAGAAGGTGAAGGGGTAGATGCTATCGCTTCTGACCACAAAGGAGATCGTAAAGATTTGAGTTTACCAGAAAATCAAGTGAATTACGTTAAAAAATTGGCCGAAAATAAAAAAGGACCTTTAGTTTTGGTTATCGCTAGCGGAAGCCCTGTTTCATTGGAAGGAATCGAAGATAAATGTGATGCTATTGTTCAAATTTGGTATCCAGGTGAGCAAGGTGGGAATGCAGTGGCTGATGTGTTGTTTGGAAACGTTTCCCCTTCGGGTCATTTGCCTTTGACTTTTCCTAAAAATCTGAAACAATTACCTCCTTTTGAGGATTATTCGATGAAAGGAAGAACCTATAAATACATGACCGAAGAACCGATGTATCCTTTTGGTTTTGGACTTACTTATTCTAAAACGGAACTTAGTAATTTAAAATTGAATTCGACTAAACTAAGGAAAAACGAAGGCCTTACTGTAAAGGTGGACGTTGCCAATGTGGGAGATTTTGATATTGACGAAGTGGTGCAATTATACATTTGTCCCGAAGATACTTCTGGTGGAATTCCGTTAAAAAGTTTAAAAGCATTTGAAAGAATAGCATTAAATAAATCAGATAAAAAAACAGTATCATTTTCAATTACAGCCGATGATTTAAAAGTTATTGATACCAATGGCAAAAAAGTGTGGCGAAAAGGAAACTATAAAATCGTGGTGGGAAATGCTTCGCCAGGAGCATTAAGCACTAAACTAGGAGCTGCTTTGCCTCAAGAAACAATAATTGAATTAAAATAA
- a CDS encoding glycoside hydrolase family 117 protein, whose amino-acid sequence MKLDILNKNRITTTFSIGLAALILATSCGSSKQKEIGGYPWDIPQTKPNRPLSAAMERLYDNYLTPRPEDNELFSSFKYTQLKGFDYRNGDGTVSRRDPSKIIFENGKYYVWYTKRDTKVPPIGAHRASESTDVIPSTDWDLCEIWYATSKDGLTWEEQGVAVKRPPMPEVGWRSVATPDILKWKGKYYLYYQGFMEASGKKGDHCPVAASYADSPDGPWTPANKVIVENGPAGTWDQFSIHDPYPLVYKGKIYLYFKAAYGDRPDYLVGNGLAMADNPLGPFTKHPLNPLFNSGHETALFPFKEGIAALITSNGNENNTIQYAKDGINFNIASVSSLFPAAAGAYVPDAFTSNGNGRGISWGLSHFVNAGTPNKGYSILARFDCDLSLDVNDPELKKTHLFLKPEVYFSQGLSGKQLERIKKEAK is encoded by the coding sequence ATGAAATTAGATATTTTAAATAAAAACCGAATTACCACCACATTTTCTATCGGTTTAGCGGCCTTAATTTTAGCCACTTCTTGTGGAAGTTCGAAACAAAAAGAAATTGGCGGTTATCCATGGGATATCCCACAAACCAAACCTAACCGACCTTTGAGCGCGGCTATGGAGCGTTTGTATGACAATTATTTAACCCCAAGACCTGAGGATAACGAACTCTTTTCGAGTTTTAAATATACACAATTAAAGGGGTTTGATTACCGCAATGGTGATGGAACCGTTTCCCGACGTGACCCTTCGAAAATTATTTTCGAAAATGGGAAATACTATGTTTGGTACACCAAACGAGATACTAAAGTACCCCCTATTGGTGCGCATAGAGCCAGTGAAAGTACAGATGTTATTCCGTCCACCGATTGGGATTTATGTGAAATATGGTACGCTACAAGCAAAGACGGATTGACTTGGGAAGAGCAGGGTGTAGCGGTCAAAAGACCACCGATGCCAGAAGTGGGTTGGCGGTCTGTGGCTACTCCGGATATCTTAAAATGGAAAGGGAAATATTATTTGTATTACCAAGGTTTTATGGAAGCTAGTGGGAAAAAAGGAGATCATTGTCCAGTAGCCGCTTCTTATGCGGATTCACCTGATGGTCCATGGACACCCGCCAATAAAGTAATTGTAGAAAATGGCCCAGCAGGAACTTGGGATCAATTTTCGATTCACGACCCGTATCCGTTAGTCTATAAAGGTAAAATCTATTTGTACTTCAAAGCGGCTTATGGTGACCGACCAGATTATTTGGTAGGCAACGGCTTGGCAATGGCCGATAATCCGTTGGGACCTTTTACTAAACATCCGTTGAATCCTTTGTTTAATTCGGGACATGAAACGGCTTTATTTCCTTTTAAAGAAGGTATAGCTGCCTTAATTACTAGCAACGGAAACGAAAACAACACCATTCAATATGCTAAAGATGGTATTAACTTTAATATAGCTTCAGTTTCGTCACTTTTTCCTGCTGCTGCAGGTGCTTATGTACCAGATGCATTTACCAGCAACGGTAACGGAAGAGGGATTAGTTGGGGATTGAGCCATTTTGTAAATGCAGGAACACCAAATAAAGGGTATAGTATTCTAGCCCGTTTTGATTGTGATTTGAGTTTGGATGTCAATGATCCTGAATTGAAAAAAACGCATTTATTTTTAAAACCAGAAGTGTACTTTTCACAAGGGCTTTCAGGAAAACAGTTGGAAAGAATCAAGAAAGAGGCAAAATAG
- a CDS encoding glycoside hydrolase family 2 protein yields MKRYLILLLFLAIWTMEAQTISLNGKWNFRVDSDGVETYLRPDFSNWDTMQVPGNWDTHEKYSTYVGKGYYQKNVTVPQKWQGKQIRVQFEAVYETAKVWVNGKLMGEHVGGYLPFEFNITQEVKLGETNSIVVMADNSYKRGAWWAWGGISRDVRLVANNDLRLVYQHIASIPDFEKGEINFSIKYKVENNGSNAATAQILPKIKGMDLAPVSVKINGNTTTISEIKFKRKLADFKLWDFDSPNLYQLTSELQLDGKKVDGAKDNFGIRKFEVRGEQFFLNNQAVRMNGVNRVHDHPKYGNTEPDCLIKKDMKDIQSLGCTFSRLMHAPLSKNLLDYCDKNGFLLVEEIPVWGDDDPQSFPNNPVSKKWMADMIERDFNHPSVVAWSVGNELRDAVAPWENKALTKDQYGYVNEMLDYVGSLDATRLKTYVTITSYRKGEIGTEPYEKVDFISMNSYGNAPVLAQKTHQKFPGKPIFVSEIGLSQIGAGSDAELSKDLVGYIKELKKFPWISGVSLWSYNDYRSNYKGTPKSGYREWGIVDAFRKKKKKAYQQLKTLYKEWEE; encoded by the coding sequence ATGAAGAGATATTTAATTTTATTGCTATTCCTAGCAATATGGACGATGGAAGCCCAAACGATTTCATTAAATGGAAAATGGAATTTTAGAGTGGATTCAGATGGTGTAGAAACCTATTTACGTCCTGATTTTTCTAATTGGGATACTATGCAAGTACCTGGGAATTGGGATACCCACGAAAAATATTCGACTTATGTAGGCAAAGGCTATTATCAAAAAAACGTTACTGTTCCTCAAAAATGGCAAGGAAAACAAATCAGAGTTCAGTTTGAAGCCGTTTATGAAACCGCCAAAGTTTGGGTGAACGGAAAATTGATGGGAGAACATGTTGGAGGTTATTTGCCTTTTGAATTTAACATTACCCAAGAGGTAAAATTAGGAGAAACCAATTCGATTGTCGTAATGGCTGATAACTCTTATAAACGTGGCGCTTGGTGGGCTTGGGGCGGTATTAGCCGAGACGTTCGATTAGTCGCTAATAATGATTTGCGTTTGGTTTACCAACATATTGCATCCATACCTGATTTTGAAAAAGGAGAAATTAATTTTTCTATTAAATATAAAGTAGAAAATAATGGTTCCAATGCTGCTACGGCACAAATTCTACCGAAAATTAAGGGGATGGATTTAGCTCCTGTTTCGGTGAAAATAAACGGAAATACAACGACTATTTCTGAAATTAAATTTAAACGTAAGCTGGCTGATTTCAAACTTTGGGATTTTGATAGTCCTAATTTATACCAACTGACTAGCGAACTACAACTTGACGGAAAAAAAGTAGATGGTGCCAAAGATAATTTTGGTATTCGAAAATTTGAAGTTCGTGGTGAGCAGTTCTTTTTAAACAATCAAGCCGTACGTATGAATGGAGTCAATCGCGTACATGATCATCCTAAATACGGGAATACTGAACCTGATTGCTTAATTAAAAAAGACATGAAAGACATTCAGTCTTTAGGCTGTACGTTCTCCAGATTGATGCATGCGCCTTTGTCCAAAAACCTTTTGGATTATTGTGATAAAAACGGTTTTTTATTAGTCGAAGAAATTCCAGTTTGGGGTGATGATGACCCTCAATCGTTTCCAAATAATCCAGTATCTAAAAAATGGATGGCCGATATGATTGAAAGAGATTTTAATCATCCTTCTGTAGTGGCTTGGAGTGTGGGGAACGAATTGCGTGATGCCGTTGCACCTTGGGAAAACAAGGCGTTGACCAAAGACCAATACGGCTATGTGAATGAAATGTTAGATTATGTGGGTAGTTTAGATGCCACCCGCCTCAAAACCTATGTTACCATTACGTCTTATCGCAAGGGCGAAATTGGCACAGAACCTTATGAAAAAGTCGATTTTATTTCGATGAATAGTTATGGAAATGCACCAGTATTGGCACAAAAGACACATCAAAAATTCCCAGGCAAACCCATTTTTGTTTCTGAGATAGGGCTAAGCCAAATAGGAGCAGGGTCAGACGCAGAGTTAAGTAAAGATTTGGTAGGATATATAAAAGAGTTGAAAAAATTTCCATGGATTTCGGGTGTATCTCTTTGGAGTTACAATGATTATAGAAGCAATTACAAAGGCACACCCAAATCAGGTTATAGAGAATGGGGAATTGTAGATGCTTTTCGAAAAAAGAAAAAGAAAGCTTACCAACAATTGAAAACGCTTTATAAAGAATGGGAAGAATAA
- a CDS encoding family 16 glycosylhydrolase — MKFKMKLTFFCLFSLLVMSKGQAQEIKQFDYSNWKLVWHDEFEYENKDLDTEWISANHPSKNLYCSRWRENADVKNGLLYLENRKENRGGQEWTSGSIWTKKKFKYGYFECRYKYAAAEATNNSFWLMTQGPEPTEGKRFEIDINEGHFPNEVNTNIHQWSDFTIDEKGNKKHATSHKGFAFGAKPDYMIQLETPIETTKIRFVSNNKAKFNLGEFRIYGVNKEGKYPTVLSQSADTDVPNLVNYARSKEVTITTSGSFNGKDTSHFLTDANPFTSWTTQNEGQKWVEFEWKDKITVGAIQFVNGWKDSKGNWFGLISDYKVQYLHKGEWKVISVLDITKNYNFAEEFHTYGLEWNEKELIFYFDGKEIRREENTFCHSETPIWLSLAIIKWHGTVTDAIDKTSMKVDYVRYYQAKK, encoded by the coding sequence ATGAAGTTTAAAATGAAGCTCACTTTTTTTTGTTTGTTTAGTTTATTGGTAATGTCCAAGGGACAGGCACAAGAAATAAAACAATTCGATTATTCCAATTGGAAGTTAGTTTGGCATGATGAATTTGAATATGAAAACAAAGACCTCGATACCGAATGGATTTCTGCGAATCATCCAAGTAAAAACCTGTACTGTAGTCGTTGGCGTGAAAATGCCGATGTGAAAAACGGTCTTTTATATTTGGAAAACAGAAAAGAAAATCGTGGCGGTCAAGAATGGACATCGGGGAGTATTTGGACCAAAAAGAAATTTAAATACGGCTATTTTGAATGCAGATATAAATATGCAGCTGCCGAGGCTACTAACAATTCATTTTGGTTGATGACTCAAGGTCCTGAGCCTACTGAAGGAAAAAGATTTGAAATTGATATCAATGAAGGACATTTTCCTAACGAAGTGAACACCAATATTCACCAATGGTCGGATTTTACCATTGATGAAAAAGGAAATAAAAAGCATGCTACCAGCCACAAAGGATTTGCTTTTGGTGCAAAACCAGATTATATGATTCAATTAGAAACACCTATTGAAACGACTAAAATTCGATTTGTTTCTAACAATAAAGCAAAGTTCAATTTAGGTGAATTTAGAATTTATGGCGTGAACAAAGAGGGAAAATATCCAACAGTTCTATCCCAATCGGCTGATACGGATGTTCCAAATTTAGTAAATTATGCCCGAAGCAAAGAGGTTACCATTACTACTAGTGGTTCTTTTAACGGAAAGGATACTTCTCATTTCTTAACAGATGCTAACCCATTCACCTCTTGGACGACTCAAAATGAAGGGCAAAAATGGGTAGAATTTGAGTGGAAGGACAAAATTACCGTGGGAGCTATTCAGTTTGTAAATGGATGGAAAGACAGTAAAGGGAATTGGTTTGGTTTAATTTCTGATTACAAAGTTCAGTATTTACATAAAGGTGAGTGGAAGGTTATTTCGGTGTTAGATATAACTAAAAATTACAATTTTGCAGAAGAATTTCACACTTACGGTTTAGAATGGAATGAAAAAGAGTTAATTTTCTATTTTGACGGAAAAGAAATTAGAAGAGAAGAAAATACTTTTTGCCATAGCGAAACCCCTATTTGGTTGAGTCTAGCCATCATAAAATGGCATGGTACAGTAACCGATGCGATAGACAAAACGTCGATGAAGGTGGATTATGTACGTTATTACCAAGCTAAAAAATAA
- a CDS encoding family 16 glycosylhydrolase yields the protein MKKIVTYSKNRFATLLGVVLISSCSTGDQAVVAQPKAEEKIVADCLAAYQYEFEKPTELHDSSKWKLIWEDDFNYPDSQLETNWTSQNSSSSHILCSRWRENAVVKDGVLELQARKEQRGNLDWTCGNIWTKKTFGYGYYEARYKYAGASGTNNSFWLFNSIKGTGNNSSGVTCELDVNEGHFPNEVNTNRHHWEGGKSIENNQQPYAEGLSPAYAHSFKTAVKTKRIRFSSKNASHFHIREFRIYEPNLKCYPMNILSTSADASVSGLVNIAKGSDTSITASGVYNSDSKAAAVADGTTTTSWVSQKSGEKWLEFNWPTEKSIGHIQFINGWQSGTTWNALISDYKIEAYVNGKWVEIASYDVKTNYNHSQDYHVYGMDWSATAIKFYYDNKLIRTIPNTLCNEDLNIYLSLAILEHAGEVTDAINGTSMKIDWVRYYQKK from the coding sequence ATGAAAAAGATTGTAACATATTCAAAAAACAGATTTGCTACCTTACTGGGAGTTGTTCTGATAAGTAGTTGTAGTACTGGGGATCAAGCAGTTGTTGCACAGCCTAAAGCTGAAGAAAAAATAGTAGCTGACTGCCTTGCAGCCTATCAATACGAATTTGAAAAACCAACGGAATTACACGATAGTTCCAAATGGAAATTAATTTGGGAGGACGATTTTAATTATCCAGATTCTCAGTTAGAAACCAATTGGACTTCTCAAAATAGTTCAAGTAGTCATATACTTTGTAGCCGTTGGAGAGAAAATGCAGTGGTCAAAGACGGGGTTTTAGAATTACAAGCTCGTAAAGAACAACGTGGAAATCTAGATTGGACTTGTGGTAATATTTGGACCAAAAAAACTTTTGGATACGGTTATTACGAAGCTAGATATAAATATGCTGGTGCTAGTGGTACCAATAATTCGTTTTGGTTATTTAATAGCATCAAAGGTACAGGAAATAATAGTAGTGGTGTTACCTGTGAGTTAGATGTTAATGAAGGCCATTTTCCAAACGAGGTGAATACTAATAGACACCACTGGGAAGGAGGAAAAAGTATTGAGAATAACCAACAACCCTATGCTGAGGGATTATCTCCTGCTTATGCGCATTCTTTTAAAACAGCTGTAAAAACTAAAAGGATTCGGTTTTCTTCAAAAAATGCTTCCCATTTTCATATCAGAGAATTTCGTATTTATGAACCCAATTTAAAATGTTATCCTATGAATATCCTTTCTACTTCAGCAGATGCAAGTGTTTCAGGTTTGGTTAATATCGCTAAAGGGAGTGATACTTCAATAACAGCAAGTGGAGTTTATAATAGCGACTCAAAAGCTGCTGCTGTTGCAGATGGAACAACAACTACGAGTTGGGTATCACAAAAGAGTGGCGAAAAATGGTTAGAATTTAATTGGCCTACCGAAAAAAGCATTGGACATATTCAATTTATAAATGGATGGCAAAGTGGAACAACTTGGAATGCCTTAATTTCAGATTATAAAATAGAAGCTTATGTTAATGGAAAATGGGTTGAAATTGCAAGTTATGATGTGAAAACAAATTATAACCATTCACAAGACTATCATGTATATGGTATGGATTGGTCTGCAACTGCTATTAAATTTTACTACGATAACAAGCTCATCCGAACCATTCCAAACACGCTTTGTAATGAAGATTTAAATATTTATTTGAGTTTGGCTATTTTAGAACATGCTGGGGAGGTAACCGATGCTATTAATGGAACCAGTATGAAGATTGATTGGGTGAGGTATTATCAAAAAAAATAA
- a CDS encoding glycoside hydrolase family 2 TIM barrel-domain containing protein, producing MKYIALLIFCLSSYFCYAQKQTDYAISLNGDWKFHVIDGQGSNPLNVVEESSDIIIDNRNTNQVEIKGNWKLKTEGARGSTVYQKDFIERNFTGKETEANYVRFFPKFKKSGYYEAFVMMPFGTHLTAQVNVKQGSLKETAYLNQRVRCGQWISLGIFNFDSAEENYVELTAITEGSVTADAVLFKPISQAAYLKAKNEPKQVFLTNYNDSNWLNLKVPGHWGMINSYSNYVGKAWYRKTFDLPKNWKKNPNDKIRLQFAAVYHLSNVYVNGQFVGKNQGGFTPFEFDITDKLYFDKPNLIAVEVDNNFLVGATWNWGGIIREVQLVKNQSVRIQNQYINATPNLKTGTADLNLKVFVENNSSISKSVAIQSVISYKKQLITLTAKATIAPNVTQEVVLNGKLNAKQVQLWHFDNPVLYQLKTNLVEEKKVVDTKSNPFGIRKIEINASQMLLNGEPVRLGGFNRVSEHRYWGSSEPLELLEKDIHLMKEAGANFMRIMHGTQNEKLIQLCDEKGILIFEEVNVRDLTNPEFDVPKYTLPRQWIKGMIERDWNHPSIIGWSVGNELSDHNQYARDMMKMVRELDPNRLVTCVSNTGQKASYTPETDPNSDVDMIMHNMYAWQGKPLEILATLRKKWPNKPIFISEYGFDPFPTASLDNDRAEVTDWHNNFRGKNDFVIGASLWTFNDYRSGYAATSAEENRVWGVVNVWRQKRRLFDRLKHENSPLKNIEVTDIDFDKKSAQVKLVVKGPKDYPSFSLRNYQLVWRFKDNQGRIIFENRKSLPLITPSQGEWKGTIEWKGNLTNAQNVTIEVVNSLGYSRAEKVVDFTVPNSPVIKQIISGDGKARILFDSVSGATEYGASYENDKGEVVVLPTKTIANYIDLEGLENNKLYLVSVFAFNEKGKSFDAKKERITPNGKLLPPVIWDTFIRDKKIVIGYSSENEDSLYEVHYGKAATKLDQNFTTNVRGMLSIEIDDSSVMYFKIRRKTKDRESNWSELKLVNSKTN from the coding sequence ATGAAATATATAGCCCTCTTGATTTTTTGTCTCTCCAGTTACTTTTGTTATGCTCAAAAGCAAACGGATTATGCTATTTCTTTAAACGGTGATTGGAAATTTCATGTAATTGATGGTCAAGGCTCTAATCCTTTGAATGTAGTTGAGGAAAGTTCAGATATTATCATCGATAATAGGAATACCAATCAAGTTGAAATAAAAGGAAATTGGAAACTGAAAACCGAGGGGGCAAGAGGTTCCACAGTATATCAAAAGGATTTTATAGAACGTAATTTTACAGGTAAGGAAACAGAAGCTAATTATGTTCGGTTTTTTCCAAAATTTAAAAAATCAGGTTATTACGAAGCTTTTGTAATGATGCCTTTTGGGACTCATTTAACCGCTCAAGTTAACGTAAAACAAGGAAGTCTAAAAGAAACAGCTTACTTAAACCAACGTGTGCGTTGTGGGCAATGGATTAGTTTAGGGATTTTTAATTTTGATAGCGCAGAAGAAAATTATGTAGAATTGACCGCTATTACCGAAGGCTCTGTAACAGCTGACGCAGTGCTTTTTAAACCTATATCGCAAGCAGCTTATTTGAAAGCCAAAAATGAACCCAAACAAGTTTTTTTAACGAATTATAATGATTCCAATTGGTTAAACTTGAAAGTGCCTGGGCATTGGGGAATGATTAATTCTTACTCTAATTATGTAGGCAAAGCATGGTACCGCAAAACATTCGATTTACCCAAAAACTGGAAAAAGAATCCAAACGACAAAATCCGACTACAGTTTGCAGCTGTGTATCATCTTTCAAATGTATATGTCAACGGGCAATTTGTAGGCAAGAATCAAGGAGGATTTACTCCTTTTGAATTTGATATTACCGATAAATTGTATTTTGATAAACCCAATCTCATTGCGGTTGAGGTAGATAACAACTTTTTGGTAGGTGCAACTTGGAATTGGGGTGGTATTATTCGAGAGGTACAATTGGTCAAAAATCAATCGGTTCGCATTCAAAATCAATACATAAACGCTACTCCAAATTTAAAAACAGGCACAGCCGATTTGAATTTGAAAGTTTTTGTAGAAAACAATAGTTCCATATCAAAATCGGTTGCTATTCAGTCTGTTATTAGTTATAAAAAACAATTGATTACCCTAACTGCAAAAGCAACTATTGCTCCAAATGTAACCCAAGAAGTTGTCTTAAACGGGAAACTAAATGCAAAACAAGTTCAACTATGGCATTTTGATAATCCTGTTTTGTATCAATTAAAAACAAATTTAGTTGAAGAAAAAAAGGTTGTTGATACAAAAAGTAATCCATTTGGAATCCGAAAAATAGAAATAAACGCCTCACAAATGCTGTTGAATGGCGAGCCAGTACGTTTAGGTGGCTTTAACCGTGTCAGTGAACACCGCTATTGGGGAAGTTCTGAACCTTTAGAATTATTAGAAAAAGACATTCATTTGATGAAAGAAGCGGGAGCCAATTTCATGCGCATCATGCACGGCACACAAAACGAAAAGTTAATTCAACTGTGTGATGAAAAAGGGATTTTAATTTTTGAAGAAGTAAATGTGCGTGACCTGACCAATCCAGAATTTGATGTTCCAAAATATACCTTACCCAGACAATGGATAAAAGGCATGATTGAACGAGACTGGAATCATCCATCGATTATTGGTTGGAGTGTGGGGAACGAACTCTCAGACCACAATCAATACGCACGTGATATGATGAAAATGGTAAGAGAATTAGACCCTAACAGATTGGTTACTTGCGTGAGTAATACGGGACAAAAAGCAAGTTATACACCAGAAACTGATCCGAATTCAGACGTGGACATGATTATGCATAATATGTATGCTTGGCAAGGCAAGCCCTTGGAAATATTGGCTACTTTAAGAAAAAAATGGCCCAACAAACCTATTTTTATATCCGAATATGGTTTTGATCCTTTCCCAACGGCTTCCTTAGATAACGACAGAGCTGAAGTTACCGACTGGCACAACAATTTTAGAGGAAAAAATGACTTTGTAATTGGTGCTTCGTTATGGACATTTAACGATTATCGCAGTGGGTATGCCGCTACATCGGCTGAAGAAAATAGGGTTTGGGGTGTTGTTAATGTGTGGCGACAAAAACGCCGACTTTTTGACCGATTAAAACACGAAAATAGTCCTTTAAAAAATATAGAAGTCACCGATATTGATTTTGATAAAAAATCAGCCCAAGTTAAATTGGTGGTTAAAGGTCCTAAAGATTACCCAAGTTTTAGTTTAAGAAACTATCAATTAGTATGGCGTTTTAAAGACAATCAAGGGCGAATAATTTTCGAAAATAGAAAATCATTGCCATTAATTACACCTAGTCAAGGGGAATGGAAAGGAACAATTGAATGGAAAGGAAATCTGACTAACGCACAAAATGTAACGATAGAAGTGGTCAATTCACTAGGCTATTCTCGTGCCGAAAAAGTGGTTGATTTTACTGTTCCAAATAGTCCAGTAATAAAACAAATCATTTCAGGTGACGGAAAGGCTAGAATCCTTTTTGATAGTGTTTCTGGAGCTACAGAATATGGAGCTAGCTATGAAAATGATAAAGGTGAAGTAGTGGTGCTTCCTACCAAAACCATCGCCAATTATATTGATTTGGAAGGTTTGGAAAACAACAAATTGTATTTGGTTAGTGTTTTTGCTTTCAATGAAAAAGGAAAAAGTTTCGATGCTAAAAAAGAAAGAATAACACCCAATGGCAAGTTATTGCCGCCTGTAATTTGGGATACTTTTATTAGAGATAAAAAAATAGTCATAGGTTATTCCTCAGAAAACGAGGATAGTTTATATGAAGTACACTATGGAAAAGCGGCCACGAAATTGGATCAAAATTTCACCACTAATGTAAGAGGCATGTTGTCAATTGAAATTGATGATAGCTCAGTTATGTATTTTAAAATAAGAAGAAAAACAAAGGATAGAGAAAGCAATTGGTCAGAACTGAAACTTGTAAATTCTAAAACCAATTAA